Proteins co-encoded in one Bombus pyrosoma isolate SC7728 linkage group LG4, ASM1482585v1, whole genome shotgun sequence genomic window:
- the LOC122567206 gene encoding frataxin homolog, mitochondrial, with product MLLTRSITRSSIFRILSHDSVSKVINTCLIQEINIKYPKNTGYLVLHSKKYSNKSNNVKTFNYQLIAYLSSNSSVVFPITQELTPAEFERISDETLDSLTEYFDELIEQAAHLSDADVSYGDGVLTVKFGKSHGTYVINRQTPNKQIWLSSPTSGPKRYDFINGRWIYKHDGKTLHELLNNEIAAIIRDQTNFDKCSFSGKEREATMTDL from the exons atgTTACTAACTAGAAGTATAACAAGAAGTAGCATTTTCAGAATTCTATCGCATGATTCGGTATCAAAAGTTATAAATACTTGTTTAATACAAGagatcaatataaaatatccaaagaatACAGGTTATCTTGTATTACATTCtaaaaagtattcaaataaaagtaataatgtAAAGACATTCAATTACCAATTAATAGCTTATCTCAGTTCAAATAGTAGCGTTGTATTTCCAATTACACA AGAACTGACGCCTGCAGAATTTGAGAGAATTTCTGACGAAACACTTGATTCTTTAACTGAATATTTTGATGAATTAATAGAGCAAGCAGCACATTTATCAGATGCAGATGTGTCATATGGG GATGGAGTATTAACTGTCAAGTTTGGTAAATCTCATGGCACTTATGTCATAAATCGTCAGACTCCGAATAAACAAATTTGGCTATCTTCTCCTACGTCTGGTCCAAAGCGatacgattttataaatgGTAGATGGATTTATAAACATGACGGAAAAACATTACACGAACTACTTAACAATGAAATAGCAGCAATCATAAGGGATCAAACAAACTTCGATAAATGTTCCTTTagtggaaaagaaagagaagcaaCAATGACAGATCTTTAA